The following proteins come from a genomic window of Balearica regulorum gibbericeps isolate bBalReg1 chromosome 19, bBalReg1.pri, whole genome shotgun sequence:
- the LOC142604578 gene encoding LOW QUALITY PROTEIN: endogenous retrovirus group V member 1 Env polyprotein-like (The sequence of the model RefSeq protein was modified relative to this genomic sequence to represent the inferred CDS: substituted 1 base at 1 genomic stop codon) → MKFPFFGIPVSYDNWSWPYDNLATSSLPTGESITWGVGGSCADGQQEVQLPTGESICWGYESPLPKKNVTDLKYSCGLHVAHPVKFDLQILGKPIFIERLNKTAPKVGNFNFNLSTINGTKCTRQSDNSSGCPLAIRTGLQLNYTYDCVPDGLWWLCGDGQARKSLPHYWDGTCTLGYVIPQESIFNHSHPPPGIIRTHWRKTRSVPSNPLVEKPSSLHSFVRWLFPPLGVNELEKAIVNISATIEKLENLTMDALQGLQTEVPSLNKVTLQNRMALDLLTAKDGGVCILINQTCCSYIDQEKRVETDLEAIWEQTRILHEVTKDDTSQEFSELWNKLTSWLPNLSXLRQSFVTTIMIIILVLVLCVTIWCALWCCQNTCNSYSEWKKNRLRQQLESNEYFEMRLGKESGIN, encoded by the coding sequence ATGAAGTTCCCTTTCTTTGGGATACCGGTGTCTTATGATAATTGGAGCTGGCCATATGATAATTTAGCTACATCCTCCTTGCCTACAGGAGAAAGTATAACCTGGGGAGTGGGAGGGTCTTGTGCAGATGGTCAACAAGAAGTTCAGCTCCCTACTGGAGAATCTATATGTTGGGGTTATGAATCCCCATTGCCgaagaaaaatgtaacagatttaaaatattcttgcgGACTTCATGTTGCCCACCCTGTAAAATTTGACTTACAAATTCTGGGAAAACCAATTTTTATAGAACGATTAAATAAAACTGCTCCGAAGGTtggaaactttaattttaatctgAGCACTATTAATGGAACTAAGTGTACTCGACAAAGTGATAACTCTTCAGGGTGTCCTCTCGCAATTAGAACAGGACTGCAGCTTAATTACACATATGACTGTGTACCCGATGGATTATGGTGGTTATGTGGAGACGGTCAGGCCAGGAAGTCCCTACCTCATTATTGGGATGGAACTTGTACTTTAGGATATGTGATTCCCCAAGAGTCCATATTCAATCACTCTCATCCACCTCCAGGAATAATTAGAACTCACTGGAGAAAAACACGTAGTGTTCCATCGAATCCCCTCGTAGAAAAGCCTTCAAGCCTTCACAGTTTTGTAAGATGGCTATTCCCCCCCCTTGGCGTTAATGAATTAGAAAAGGCTATAGTAAATATCTCGGCCACAatagaaaagcttgaaaacttGACGATGGATGCCCTTCAGGGACTCCAGACGGAAGTACCATCCTTAAACAAGGTAACATTACAAAACCGCATGGCCCTGGACCTTCTGACTGCGAAAGACGGGGGAGTGTGCATACTAATAAATCAAACCTGCTGTTCCTATATAGACCAGGAGAAACGAGTTGAGACAGACTTAGAAGCTATCTGGGAGCAGACTAGAATTCTCCACGAAGTGACTAAAGATGATACTTCACAGGAGTTCTCTGAATTATGGAACAAGTTAACATCTTGGTTGCCAAATTTATCATGATTAAGGCAATCGTTTGTTACGACAATTATGATTATAATTCTGGTTCTGGTATTGTGTGTGACAATTTGGTGTGCTTTATGGTGTTGTCAGAACACGTGTAACTCTTACAGTGAGTGGAAGAAGAATCGACTGCGGCAACAACTCGAATCTAACGAGTATTTTGAAATGAGGCTAGGTAAAGAATCAGGCATTAACTAG